In Syntrophales bacterium, the genomic window CACTTGCAACGAATATCGCTGCTGTCTCTTACATCGGCAGGCGGGTGGATAAAGCAGGATACGTATTATCGGCGGGGCTCTTGTACATGCTCGGAAGAATGATCACCTATGCGATATTAGGAATTTTGCTTGTATCCAGCGTACAGTCGATACCCGCTGTCGCCAATTTTCTCCAGAAGTACATGAACATGCTTCTCGGTCCTTTACTGATAATCATCGGTTTTATTCTACTGGATATTATTACAATCGATTTTGGAGGTATCGGGTTTTTCGGTGATGCTTTTCAGTCTCGTGTAGAAAAAGCAGGGATATGGGGTGCCGGATTTCTCGGGATTGTTTTCGCCCTTTCTTTCTGTCCGGTCTCGGCTGCATTGTTTTTTGGAA contains:
- a CDS encoding aromatic aminobenezylarsenical efflux permease ArsG family transporter, with the protein product MDSFLMGMWMALWFGIMTSISPCPLATNIAAVSYIGRRVDKAGYVLSAGLLYMLGRMITYAILGILLVSSVQSIPAVANFLQKYMNMLLGPLLIIIGFILLDIITIDFGGIGFFGDAFQSRVEKAGIWGAGFLGIVFALSFCPVSAALFFGSLFSLAIAHGSKIILPSLFGIGTAIPVLVFAFLLAFSTHLAGNAYKKIAVFELWARRLTASVFILAGLYYCMRFLFNLI